The following proteins are co-located in the Campylobacter concisus genome:
- a CDS encoding chemotaxis protein, translated as MTQEELDALMAGGLDDELDSAKEDAGQEVADVKEDTDEVTEVAEAIDTKDEPQSKSESNSKNAENYRVSADGVWPPPPPTEDHKMVHQLDDVTRDSEEKATQMFDKLETINNFFMDAESDSNSLKDTINSNIELFKTLSEKFPNIAAFSEALEKNNSLLGTIDNIIGNLQMGQDEIMMAMDMMQYQDIHRQKIERVINVMRALSKYMNTLFEGKIDDDKRVSSAVHIAGDTTTENLVSNDDIEALIESLGKK; from the coding sequence ATGACCCAAGAGGAACTTGACGCACTTATGGCAGGTGGGCTAGATGATGAGTTAGATAGTGCTAAAGAAGATGCTGGCCAAGAGGTCGCGGACGTCAAAGAGGATACGGACGAGGTAACAGAAGTTGCAGAAGCAATTGATACTAAAGATGAGCCACAGTCAAAATCAGAAAGTAATTCAAAGAATGCAGAAAATTATAGAGTGAGTGCAGATGGCGTTTGGCCACCACCACCACCAACAGAAGATCACAAAATGGTTCATCAGCTTGATGACGTAACAAGAGATAGCGAAGAAAAAGCTACTCAGATGTTTGATAAGCTTGAGACGATAAATAACTTTTTTATGGACGCTGAGAGTGACTCAAATAGCCTAAAAGACACAATAAACTCAAACATTGAGCTATTTAAGACGCTAAGCGAGAAATTTCCAAATATCGCTGCATTCAGTGAGGCTTTGGAGAAAAACAACTCACTTCTTGGTACAATCGATAATATCATCGGAAATTTACAAATGGGACAAGATGAGATCATGATGGCTATGGACATGATGCAGTATCAAGACATCCATAGGCAAAAGATCGAGCGTGTTATCAACGTTATGAGAGCGCTAAGTAAATATATGAATACCTTATTTGAAGGTAAAATTGATGATGATAAGCGTGTTAGCTCCGCTGTTCACATCGCTGGTGATACAACGACTGAAAATCTTGTCAGCAACGACGATATCGAAGCCTTGATAGAAAGTTTGGGTAAAAAATAG
- a CDS encoding histidinol-phosphatase: MTVDLHNHTPLCKHAVGEPREYVQNAIKAGTKYFGFSDHAPMNYDEAYRMSFDEMRGYEDKILHLRDEFSGEIEILLGYEMDFLDGFMDERVFARKVDYLIGSVHFFNGWAFDNPEFIGGYEGKDLDQIWQEYFDHVERSAKLGKFDIMGHIDLLKIFKFLPKKDIRILAHDAINAIKEANLVVEINAAGFRKPIGEQYPSVNLLELIAEKDITITFGSDAHTKEDIGKNGEICEQIARDLGYSKCAIFKNRDRELVKF; this comes from the coding sequence ATGACTGTCGATCTTCACAACCACACGCCACTTTGCAAGCACGCAGTTGGCGAGCCAAGAGAGTATGTACAAAACGCAATAAAAGCTGGCACAAAATACTTTGGTTTTAGTGATCACGCACCGATGAACTATGATGAAGCTTACAGAATGAGCTTTGATGAAATGCGAGGATATGAAGACAAAATTTTACATTTAAGAGATGAATTTAGCGGTGAGATAGAAATTTTACTTGGCTATGAGATGGATTTTTTAGATGGATTTATGGATGAGCGAGTTTTTGCTAGAAAGGTTGATTATCTGATAGGCTCTGTGCATTTTTTTAATGGCTGGGCATTTGACAATCCAGAATTTATCGGTGGCTACGAGGGCAAAGACTTGGATCAAATTTGGCAAGAGTATTTTGATCATGTAGAAAGATCGGCTAAGCTTGGCAAATTTGACATAATGGGGCATATTGATCTACTTAAAATTTTTAAATTTTTACCCAAAAAAGATATTAGAATTTTAGCACACGATGCGATAAATGCTATAAAAGAAGCAAATTTAGTTGTTGAGATAAATGCTGCTGGCTTTAGAAAGCCTATCGGCGAGCAATATCCAAGCGTAAATTTACTTGAACTAATAGCCGAAAAAGATATAACCATCACCTTTGGCTCAGACGCTCACACAAAAGAAGATATCGGTAAAAATGGTGAAATTTGCGAGCAAATAGCTAGAGATTTAGGTTATTCAAAATGTGCTATTTTTAAAAATAGAGATAGAGAATTAGTAAAATTTTAG
- the glnA gene encoding type I glutamate--ammonia ligase, with protein MGKFVQNIDHFFDFCKENEVKFVDFRFTDLGGAWHSISYNIKAVTKENFINGIPMDASSMHGWQPIDKSDMIMKPEATTAFLDPFTSDITVVVFCDIYDIYKGQIYEKCPRSIAKRAMQYVKDSGLGDEAYFGPENEFFVFDNVKIIDSPNCAMYQVDSEEGEWNDATDFKDSYNTGHRPRRKGGYLMTQPIDSMVDLRAEMMQVLEQVGLEVFLGHHEVAQGQGEIGVKFGNLVEAADNVQIYKYVVRMVAHLNGKTVTFMPKPLYGDNGSGMHVHQSVWKDGKNLFYKEGNYANLSDFARYYIGGVLKHARSVAAFTNPSTNSYKRLIPGFEAPSILTYSSQNRSASIRIPYGAGEKSVRAEMRFPDSTANPYLAFSAMLMAGLDGVKHKYEPVGPMDENLFKLHLDEIRERGIEQLPHTLRGSLEALIRDNEYLKPIMSDLFIDTYQHFKFETQVWPYEARPTAYEFKTCFSC; from the coding sequence GTGGGAAAATTCGTCCAAAATATAGATCATTTTTTTGATTTTTGTAAAGAAAATGAAGTCAAATTTGTAGATTTTAGATTTACTGATTTAGGTGGTGCTTGGCATAGCATTAGCTACAATATAAAAGCTGTTACGAAAGAAAATTTTATAAATGGCATCCCAATGGACGCTAGCTCTATGCATGGCTGGCAACCAATCGATAAGAGCGACATGATAATGAAGCCAGAAGCTACAACTGCATTTTTAGACCCATTTACTTCTGATATTACAGTTGTTGTTTTTTGCGATATTTACGACATTTACAAAGGTCAAATTTATGAAAAATGCCCTCGCTCAATAGCCAAAAGAGCAATGCAGTACGTAAAAGATAGCGGTCTTGGTGACGAGGCATATTTTGGCCCTGAGAATGAATTTTTTGTCTTTGACAACGTCAAAATCATCGATAGCCCAAACTGCGCGATGTATCAAGTAGATAGCGAGGAAGGCGAGTGGAACGATGCTACTGACTTCAAAGATAGCTACAACACAGGTCACCGCCCACGCAGAAAAGGCGGCTATTTGATGACTCAGCCAATCGACAGCATGGTAGATCTAAGAGCCGAGATGATGCAGGTTTTAGAGCAAGTTGGCCTTGAAGTCTTTTTAGGACACCACGAAGTCGCTCAAGGACAAGGTGAGATCGGCGTAAAATTTGGTAACTTAGTCGAAGCTGCCGATAATGTTCAAATCTACAAATATGTTGTTCGTATGGTCGCTCACCTAAATGGCAAGACAGTTACATTTATGCCAAAACCACTTTATGGCGACAACGGAAGCGGCATGCACGTGCATCAATCAGTCTGGAAAGATGGTAAAAATTTATTCTATAAAGAGGGCAACTACGCAAATTTAAGTGATTTTGCAAGATACTACATCGGTGGCGTTTTAAAGCACGCAAGAAGCGTTGCCGCCTTTACTAACCCAAGCACAAATAGCTATAAACGCCTAATCCCTGGCTTTGAGGCACCGTCTATCCTAACATACTCTAGCCAAAACCGTTCAGCAAGTATCCGCATACCTTACGGCGCTGGCGAGAAGTCAGTTAGAGCTGAGATGAGATTTCCAGATAGCACAGCAAACCCTTATCTGGCCTTTTCAGCGATGCTAATGGCAGGACTTGACGGCGTTAAGCACAAATATGAGCCAGTTGGTCCGATGGATGAAAATTTATTTAAACTTCATCTTGATGAGATCAGAGAGCGTGGCATAGAACAGCTTCCACACACACTTCGTGGTAGCCTTGAAGCGCTAATACGCGACAACGAATATCTAAAACCCATAATGAGCGATCTTTTCATAGATACCTATCAGCATTTTAAATTTGAAACTCAAGTTTGGCCTTACGAAGCGCGCCCAACCGCTTATGAGTTTAAAACTTGCTTCTCTTGCTAA
- a CDS encoding DNA polymerase III subunit gamma/tau, with the protein MQALALKYRPKNFDELIGQEAVSKSLIHALDEGRISHAYLFSGLRGSGKTSSARIFSKALVCEKGPTSKPCEVCPQCIMANESRHMDIIEMDAASHRKIDDIRELIEQTKYAPAMARYKIFIIDEVHMLTKEAFNALLKTLEEPPSYVKFILATTDPLKLPTTVLSRTQHFRFKQISRYSIIKHLEFILSKEGISYEKEALEILARSGGGSLRDTLTLLDQAIIYGANNVTANGVASMLGLLDPEKIEEIITHVLNHDKNAIRVLVSELESYDPEMIIDEILANLKQKFIENDSKISLLVYERFFRILAQAKGMLNVSSDNGFVLMLMLFMMIEALNLQDIDDAINEVISKNSENSTQITEVITQKSQAAPAKMQGPYELFLTKIYDRNYDLGEFFKEFVEFSFFNNNELGLIVNAKDENLKYFKKNWKILNEILRTLFGQNAKIVNAKSDEQKAQTKTPKASLENNEKSELDELDEEILRLNANNIETKNEPKTEIKSELQNEKNNFALMLNKEPKTPEELQRQREQGVLKEANRLFGEPTIES; encoded by the coding sequence TTGCAAGCACTAGCTTTAAAATATCGCCCTAAAAATTTTGATGAACTTATCGGTCAAGAAGCAGTTAGTAAAAGTCTTATACACGCACTTGACGAGGGTCGTATAAGCCACGCATATCTATTTTCTGGGCTTAGAGGCAGTGGTAAAACTTCAAGTGCTAGGATATTTTCAAAAGCTTTAGTATGCGAAAAAGGACCTACTTCAAAACCATGTGAAGTATGCCCACAATGCATAATGGCAAATGAGTCAAGGCATATGGACATCATCGAAATGGACGCTGCTAGCCACAGAAAGATAGATGATATAAGAGAGCTAATAGAACAAACAAAATATGCTCCAGCAATGGCAAGATATAAAATTTTTATCATCGATGAAGTGCATATGCTAACCAAAGAGGCATTTAATGCTCTTTTAAAAACGCTTGAAGAGCCACCAAGCTATGTAAAATTTATCCTAGCGACGACTGATCCATTAAAACTCCCAACAACGGTGCTTTCAAGAACGCAGCATTTTAGGTTTAAGCAAATAAGCAGATACAGCATCATTAAACATCTTGAGTTTATTTTAAGCAAAGAAGGTATTAGCTACGAAAAAGAGGCACTTGAAATTTTAGCAAGAAGTGGCGGTGGATCGCTAAGAGATACTTTGACACTTCTTGATCAAGCTATCATTTACGGGGCAAATAATGTCACGGCAAATGGCGTAGCATCAATGTTAGGACTTCTTGATCCAGAAAAGATCGAAGAGATAATAACTCATGTTTTAAATCACGATAAGAATGCCATTAGAGTGCTCGTAAGCGAACTTGAAAGCTATGATCCAGAGATGATAATAGATGAAATTTTGGCAAATTTAAAGCAAAAATTTATAGAAAACGACTCAAAAATTTCTCTACTTGTTTATGAAAGATTTTTTAGGATTTTGGCACAAGCTAAAGGTATGCTAAATGTAAGTAGCGACAATGGCTTTGTACTAATGCTAATGCTTTTTATGATGATAGAAGCACTAAATTTACAAGATATCGATGACGCTATAAATGAAGTGATCTCAAAAAATAGCGAAAATTCCACTCAAATCACAGAAGTCATCACTCAAAAAAGCCAAGCAGCTCCTGCTAAAATGCAAGGTCCATATGAACTCTTTTTAACAAAAATTTATGATAGAAATTATGATCTTGGCGAGTTTTTTAAAGAATTTGTAGAATTTAGCTTTTTTAATAACAATGAGCTTGGACTGATAGTAAATGCAAAAGATGAAAATCTTAAATATTTTAAGAAAAATTGGAAAATTTTAAATGAGATATTGCGTACGCTTTTTGGACAAAATGCGAAAATAGTAAATGCAAAGAGTGATGAGCAAAAAGCACAAACTAAGACGCCTAAAGCCTCTTTAGAAAATAATGAAAAAAGCGAACTAGACGAGCTTGATGAGGAAATTTTAAGACTAAATGCAAATAACATTGAAACTAAAAATGAGCCAAAAACCGAGATAAAAAGCGAGCTACAAAACGAAAAAAATAACTTTGCTTTGATGCTAAATAAAGAGCCAAAAACGCCAGAAGAGCTTCAAAGACAAAGAGAACAAGGGGTTCTAAAAGAGGCCAATAGACTTTTTGGCGAGCCAACGATTGAGAGCTAA
- the ccoS gene encoding cbb3-type cytochrome oxidase assembly protein CcoS → MDSATLAMLVFISVLMGAFLLFGVLWGIKNKQFEDYRKFLDGANLDDEEALNEAYELELRKKEALKKRAKSNKDKI, encoded by the coding sequence ATGGATAGCGCGACACTTGCGATGTTGGTTTTTATCTCAGTTTTGATGGGAGCATTTTTGCTTTTTGGCGTGCTTTGGGGGATAAAAAATAAACAATTTGAGGACTACCGAAAATTTTTAGACGGAGCAAATTTGGACGATGAAGAGGCACTAAATGAAGCTTATGAGTTAGAGCTTCGCAAAAAAGAAGCTCTCAAAAAAAGAGCAAAATCTAATAAAGATAAAATTTAG
- a CDS encoding heavy metal translocating P-type ATPase, with amino-acid sequence MPQSRCTHCRLKFDESVMISNESGLKFCCVGCKGVYEILNENGLSEFYERLGKNTLTPASNGANIKNLAANFSELVTKEGDFSQISFLIDGITCSACIWLLEKALFSLPGVLEVNINSLNQKAVIIFDEQELLIEQIIEKIYAVGYIPKPYATSQKEDELAKKRRNFYTKALVGIFATMNIMWLAIAQYSGYFSGIRGDIKDILSFAQFVLATPVLFYTGSEFFKGAKIAIKNASPNMDLLVITGASITYIYSIFAMFTRSGESYFDSVAMIITFVFIGKFLEILGKKKALETSNFLSDMLLAKVCVLEDGKDILKEPKDVNLGEKIVLRSGERALLDGVVLSGEASVDSSSLTGESLPVTLGVGQEVKSGIICQNGQIIYEAKEIFKNSYLNQLINLLQNAELKKPNIELVVNKIASKFSLSVLTLAFFTFWFWYFKFGFSEAIVTAVSVIVIACPCALALATPVSSVCALGVAFKNRVLFKEAKFFESLAKCDVAVFDKTGTLTKAEFEVSDFFIKESISLDEIYSLALISNHQISVAVAKFLKQKGARKLELKNTNLSVAKGVEAEISGKKFYAGSKRFLVENGISFDEAEENVSFFVGLNGELVAKFYLKDSVKPEAKALIDELKSSGMKVCILSGDVQKVVKNVADELGVSEFRAEMLPETKAKFISELKEQGKKVLMVGDGINDAAALSLAHVAICMGSGAAISLERSDVVLLDDSLKSLAKAIKISKFTYKTIKQNLLFCLLYNVLALPFAVCGYVIPLFAALFMSLSSLIVILNSLYIVRKFKEK; translated from the coding sequence ATGCCACAAAGTAGATGTACTCATTGTAGATTAAAATTTGATGAAAGCGTGATGATCTCAAATGAAAGCGGACTTAAATTTTGCTGTGTTGGTTGCAAAGGCGTTTATGAAATTTTAAATGAAAATGGGCTTAGCGAGTTTTATGAACGTCTTGGCAAAAATACACTTACACCGGCAAGCAACGGTGCAAATATCAAAAATTTAGCAGCAAATTTTAGCGAGCTTGTGACAAAAGAGGGCGACTTTAGTCAAATTTCATTTTTAATCGATGGCATCACTTGCTCAGCTTGCATCTGGCTACTTGAAAAGGCACTTTTTAGCTTGCCTGGCGTCTTGGAGGTAAATATCAACTCGCTTAATCAAAAAGCGGTCATTATTTTTGATGAGCAGGAGCTTTTAATAGAGCAGATAATTGAAAAAATTTATGCCGTTGGCTATATTCCAAAGCCCTATGCTACAAGTCAAAAAGAGGATGAACTAGCTAAGAAAAGAAGAAATTTTTACACAAAAGCACTAGTTGGTATCTTTGCTACGATGAACATTATGTGGCTAGCCATTGCTCAGTATAGTGGATATTTTAGTGGCATAAGAGGCGATATAAAAGATATTTTAAGCTTTGCGCAGTTTGTATTAGCAACGCCTGTACTTTTTTATACTGGTAGCGAGTTTTTCAAAGGGGCAAAGATAGCCATTAAAAACGCTTCGCCAAATATGGATTTGCTCGTTATCACCGGAGCTAGCATTACCTATATTTACTCCATTTTTGCGATGTTTACAAGAAGCGGGGAGAGCTATTTTGACTCGGTCGCGATGATCATAACCTTTGTCTTTATCGGTAAATTTTTAGAAATTTTGGGTAAGAAAAAGGCGCTTGAGACCTCAAATTTCTTAAGCGATATGTTGCTTGCAAAAGTGTGCGTTTTGGAGGATGGCAAGGACATTTTAAAAGAGCCAAAGGATGTAAATTTAGGCGAAAAGATCGTGCTAAGATCTGGCGAGAGGGCGCTACTTGATGGAGTAGTGCTTAGTGGCGAGGCAAGCGTGGATAGCTCAAGTCTAACTGGAGAGAGCCTGCCTGTGACCTTGGGAGTGGGGCAAGAGGTGAAAAGTGGCATCATTTGCCAAAATGGACAAATCATCTATGAAGCAAAGGAAATTTTTAAAAATTCTTATCTAAATCAGCTTATAAATTTGCTCCAAAATGCAGAGCTAAAAAAACCAAATATCGAGCTAGTAGTCAATAAAATCGCTTCTAAATTTTCTCTTAGCGTGCTAACTTTGGCATTTTTTACATTTTGGTTTTGGTACTTTAAATTTGGCTTTTCAGAAGCTATTGTCACGGCTGTTAGCGTCATCGTGATCGCTTGCCCTTGTGCGCTTGCACTTGCCACGCCAGTTAGCAGTGTTTGCGCTCTTGGTGTGGCTTTTAAAAATAGAGTGCTTTTTAAAGAGGCTAAATTTTTTGAGAGCCTTGCAAAGTGCGATGTAGCGGTCTTTGATAAGACTGGCACGCTCACAAAGGCGGAATTTGAAGTTAGTGATTTTTTCATAAAAGAGAGCATAAGCTTAGATGAAATTTATTCGCTAGCTCTTATATCAAATCATCAAATAAGCGTGGCAGTGGCTAAATTTCTAAAGCAAAAAGGCGCAAGAAAATTAGAGCTTAAAAATACAAATTTAAGCGTGGCAAAGGGTGTTGAGGCTGAAATTTCGGGTAAAAAATTTTATGCAGGAAGCAAGCGATTTTTAGTTGAAAATGGTATTAGCTTTGATGAAGCTGAAGAAAATGTGAGCTTTTTTGTGGGGCTTAATGGTGAGTTAGTGGCGAAATTTTACCTAAAAGATAGTGTAAAGCCCGAGGCAAAGGCCTTGATAGACGAGCTAAAGAGCTCTGGCATGAAAGTGTGTATCTTAAGTGGCGACGTGCAAAAAGTGGTAAAAAACGTGGCAGATGAGCTTGGCGTGAGTGAGTTTAGAGCAGAGATGTTGCCTGAAACGAAAGCTAAATTTATAAGCGAACTAAAAGAGCAGGGCAAAAAGGTGCTAATGGTAGGAGACGGCATAAACGACGCAGCAGCGCTTAGCCTTGCTCATGTTGCCATTTGTATGGGAAGTGGGGCGGCAATAAGCTTAGAAAGAAGCGATGTAGTGCTACTTGATGATAGTTTAAAAAGTCTAGCAAAGGCCATAAAAATCTCAAAATTTACTTACAAAACGATAAAGCAAAATTTGCTCTTTTGTCTTCTTTATAATGTTCTTGCTCTGCCATTTGCCGTGTGTGGCTATGTCATTCCGCTATTTGCTGCGCTTTTTATGTCGCTTAGCTCGCTAATTGTTATCTTAAACTCGCTTTATATTGTTAGAAAATTTAAGGAAAAATAA
- the rho gene encoding transcription termination factor Rho yields MENNQTEQSASQNTKTTKKHQVSRTHIPVDGHKIEELRTLSLDELVQIANSVGVENPREFRRQDLIFEILKTQTKQGGFILFTGILEITNEGYGFLRAVDANLSDSSNDAYVSNSQIRKFTLRVGDIITGQVREPKDQEKYYALLKIEAVNYMPLADAKERPLFDNLTPLFPTEKLNLEYDPMKLTGRVLDLFTPIGKGQRGLIVAPPRSGKTELMKELAHGIAKNHPEAQLMVLLVDERPEEVTDMQRCVKGEVFSSTFDLPALNHVRVAELVIEKAKRLVEMGKDVIILLDSITRLARAYNTVTPPSGKVLTGGVDANALHKPKRFFGAARNIEHGGSLTIIATALIDTGSRMDEVIFEEFKGTGNSEIVLDRNISDRRIYPAINVLKSGTRKEELLQKPDELQKIWAIRSAIATMDDVEALKFLYAKMLKTKDNKELLSILNE; encoded by the coding sequence ATGGAAAATAACCAAACCGAGCAAAGTGCTTCTCAAAACACAAAAACTACAAAAAAACATCAAGTATCAAGAACACACATACCAGTAGATGGACACAAGATCGAAGAGCTAAGAACGCTTAGTTTAGATGAGCTAGTACAGATTGCAAATAGCGTTGGTGTCGAAAATCCACGCGAATTTCGTAGGCAGGATTTGATATTTGAGATACTAAAAACCCAGACAAAACAAGGTGGCTTTATACTATTTACTGGAATTTTAGAAATCACAAACGAGGGCTACGGCTTTTTAAGAGCCGTTGATGCAAATTTAAGCGACAGCTCAAACGACGCCTACGTTTCAAACTCTCAAATCCGCAAATTTACACTTCGTGTAGGCGACATCATCACCGGCCAAGTAAGAGAGCCAAAAGATCAGGAAAAATACTACGCCCTTTTAAAGATCGAAGCGGTAAATTACATGCCTCTAGCAGACGCAAAAGAGAGGCCGTTATTTGACAACTTAACCCCACTATTTCCAACCGAAAAGCTAAATTTAGAGTATGATCCGATGAAGCTAACGGGCCGTGTGCTTGACCTTTTCACGCCTATCGGTAAAGGTCAGCGTGGCCTCATTGTCGCACCTCCAAGAAGCGGTAAAACTGAGCTTATGAAAGAGCTAGCTCACGGCATCGCTAAAAATCACCCAGAAGCCCAGCTCATGGTGCTTCTAGTAGATGAGAGACCAGAAGAAGTTACAGACATGCAGCGCTGCGTAAAAGGTGAGGTATTTAGCTCGACATTTGACCTGCCAGCACTTAATCACGTCCGCGTAGCAGAGCTAGTCATCGAAAAGGCAAAACGTCTAGTTGAGATGGGCAAAGACGTCATCATCTTGCTTGATAGCATAACCCGTCTAGCACGCGCCTACAACACAGTAACCCCGCCAAGCGGCAAGGTACTAACAGGCGGCGTGGACGCAAACGCACTTCACAAACCAAAACGCTTTTTTGGTGCAGCTAGAAACATCGAGCATGGGGGCTCATTAACCATCATCGCAACTGCTCTAATAGACACTGGTTCACGTATGGACGAAGTTATATTTGAAGAGTTTAAAGGCACTGGAAACAGCGAGATCGTGCTTGACCGCAATATCTCAGACCGCAGAATTTACCCAGCTATCAACGTGCTAAAATCAGGCACTAGAAAAGAAGAGCTACTTCAAAAGCCTGATGAGCTTCAAAAAATTTGGGCTATTCGCTCTGCAATCGCGACAATGGATGACGTCGAAGCGCTTAAATTCTTGTATGCAAAAATGTTAAAAACAAAAGACAATAAAGAGCTTCTCTCTATCCTAAACGAGTAA
- a CDS encoding transcriptional regulator translates to MAKMTKRDMAYHLDVDVATLYNWRKYKPNLYRIVMLGFKFDELIEQSKKTCNELCEYENLINQDIEKFSK, encoded by the coding sequence GTGGCTAAGATGACAAAACGTGATATGGCTTATCATCTAGACGTTGATGTTGCTACGCTTTACAACTGGCGAAAATACAAGCCAAACCTTTATCGTATTGTGATGCTTGGATTTAAATTTGATGAGCTTATAGAGCAGAGTAAAAAGACTTGCAACGAGCTTTGCGAATATGAAAATTTGATCAATCAAGACATAGAAAAATTTAGTAAATAA
- a CDS encoding outer membrane beta-barrel protein, with the protein MKNVVLKVALGLSLASAAALAQGAFIGIEGDYSFNSKLTAKSDNDTTKVKKAQPGIGLKAGYDFDSFRVYGAYIYDFQAKKSLGDEDGTVIKWSTHKFLVGADYTPELTKDIKLVLGGYTGYSKLKMDVFDTHDGSEKANTNGWILGARIGTEYSINENNAVEFGLKADRTKYSSITKYDNAKIKETNVGLYLGYTYKF; encoded by the coding sequence ATGAAAAATGTAGTTTTAAAAGTTGCTTTAGGATTAAGCCTGGCTAGTGCTGCTGCTTTAGCACAAGGAGCGTTCATTGGGATCGAAGGAGATTACTCTTTTAATTCAAAATTAACAGCAAAAAGCGATAATGACACAACAAAAGTCAAAAAAGCTCAACCAGGTATTGGACTAAAAGCTGGCTATGATTTTGATAGTTTTAGAGTTTATGGAGCTTACATATATGACTTTCAAGCCAAAAAATCACTTGGTGATGAAGATGGCACAGTAATAAAATGGAGTACGCATAAATTTCTAGTAGGCGCAGACTATACACCAGAATTGACAAAGGACATAAAACTAGTTCTTGGTGGCTACACTGGCTACTCAAAGCTTAAAATGGATGTATTTGACACTCATGATGGCTCGGAAAAAGCTAACACAAATGGCTGGATACTAGGTGCAAGAATTGGTACTGAATACTCTATCAACGAAAACAATGCAGTTGAGTTTGGTCTAAAAGCAGATAGAACAAAATATAGCTCTATAACAAAATATGATAATGCAAAAATAAAAGAGACAAATGTAGGTCTTTATTTGGGATATACATATAAATTTTAA
- a CDS encoding GNAT family N-acetyltransferase, which translates to MKFQIRKATRADIDVICELVRELASYEKMSDQVTFTNEIFADSIFNKNHAKALVCESEGVIIGYAIYFYTFSTFLGLGGIYLEDIYVKKEFRNQGIGKAFFKFLAQICNDENLKRLEWCCLNWNEPSIKFYESMGAKNQSLEWRNYRLDGENLEKLLNL; encoded by the coding sequence ATGAAATTTCAAATAAGAAAAGCGACTAGAGCTGATATAGACGTGATATGCGAGCTTGTAAGAGAGCTTGCCAGCTATGAAAAGATGAGCGATCAAGTCACTTTTACAAATGAAATTTTTGCAGACTCTATCTTTAATAAAAATCACGCAAAAGCCCTTGTCTGCGAGAGTGAAGGTGTGATAATTGGCTATGCTATCTATTTTTACACATTTTCTACATTTTTGGGGCTTGGTGGAATTTATCTTGAGGACATTTACGTCAAAAAAGAGTTTAGAAATCAAGGCATCGGCAAGGCATTTTTTAAATTTTTAGCTCAAATTTGTAATGATGAAAATTTAAAAAGGCTTGAGTGGTGCTGCCTAAACTGGAATGAGCCAAGCATTAAATTTTATGAAAGTATGGGTGCTAAAAATCAATCTCTTGAGTGGAGAAACTATCGCTTGGACGGCGAAAATTTAGAAAAACTTTTAAATTTATAG